The genomic segment CCCCGGGGCTCCGGCAGGGCGCCGCGGCTGTCGCCGCCCGGGGGGCACCGGAGGAGGAACGTGCCCAGGCCCCATCGCGCTGCGTTTGCCCTAGAGCAGGTGAGATGTGGCCGTGCCCGCTCCGGCGTCCCGGGGAGCCTCTGCCCGGGCCGACCAGGCACCGAGCATCTCCGAGACCTGGGAGAATCGGCCGCCCGTAGAAACCCACGGGCTGGCGAGCGCCGAGCGTCGCACCCAGGCACCGGTAGCGGCGTCTTTGGGAGCGCGTCCGGTTTTGTGGCCTCAGCAGCTTCTCTTGATGCAACTGGTGTTGCGGGGCTTCGCCTCCCCGAGCGCAGGCTCGCAAACACGCTCAGAGCAGCTGCCGGGCCTTTTTCTGGGTGCGTTCGGCTGGGCAGGGGCCGTCGGCGGGGAgccggccggaggagccccctGCGCATCCcgagctcggccccggcccctctcACCTCGCCAGACCCGGTTCCCCGCAGTGGCGCGTGCAggtttcagcagagctgcctccgaTTTAGGCACTGGCATTTTCAGCTAGGTTTTAAGGAGgaatgagccaaaaaaaaaaaaaaaaagcttagtttgGAGAGAAACACAGGAGTATGGGGCAAGAAGCTGTCCCCATTTTAAGCTCCATTTGCCTCACCAGTTGAGTACATTTAGACCCATCctttaatttcagtgtttctaTTTTCCATAGAGATGGTGCAAGATGATGCATCCAGCTTGTTTCGCTCAGCACCTAACTTTTTTAACCTGCAGGAGCAATTAGATGCCAAACTCGAGGAGCTGGAGTTCCTTGCGAGTTCTCAGCTCATGTGCACTGAATTGTCCCTCTTACCATGCAATTCAATTTAAATGAGCAACTACCCATCAGACCCAAagcaattaattaaaattaagcatgttttTGTTCAAAAATTCAGGGAATAAGCCCTTCCTAATACAAGCAATGCGTGTTTGTGAGCTGCATCACTCTGACTTGCCCCAGCTCAGGACTGGCAGGAACCCCACAACGATAGCTCTAGCAACCTTATTTCTGCATAAGTGCTAATTTTAGGGCCTGAGCTAGTTTTCCTGCTCCTTGAGGAGGATCGGCTGTTTCCTAAGGAACCACCTGCAAGGAGCCAGGGCTCCCATGAGGGCTCGGCCCTTTCTGGGCCCTCCAGCGACAGGGCTCGCGGGGGCTTCGGGCACAAGGATGCTCCCAGGGCCGaggggcgctgctgctgccctgctgtgcTCTCACCTAAATATACCCCCGGGAGGATGCTCCGAGTCCAGGTCTCGCTGCGAGCAATAAAGGATCCATCCACCCTGTCTCCTGCCTCAGGCTCTTCAGCTGAGCAGCCAGCCCCCCCACAAGCCCTTGGCCACATccccctcccacaccccagcAGTGCGTTTATCACCTCCGCCCTCTCCTCTCCCGCCCGGCCGTCCATCCCACCGGCCGTCGATCCCACCTGCGGCAGCACCCGGCCGGGGGctctgcccgctgcagggccggGACCCTCCGACAGCCTTCCCGCAGAGCCGAGGTCAAAGCGCCCCATTTTTGCAGTCAAAATGTTGTCCCTCCTGTCTATCAGTGGTAAATTTGAGGCCGCGGCTCCCTCCTGCGGCGTGCACAGCCCCAGCTCGGCTCTCGTACAGCACCTAGCACCGCTGATGTGCAGGCGCTAATCCTGTGCGGACGCCGAGGCACGCTGGGGCTCGCGGAGGttgtcctggaccctctccacccTCTGTGCATCCTCCAGTCCCACTTCTCAGGGGTCTGACATCCATCCACAACCCATGCTGGTGGGTCCCACGGGGGTCCTGGCCACCCTGGGCTGTGGCTCAGTCCCACAGGGATGCTCCGAGCTGGAGCGGGGGTCcctgccgcccggggctgcggctcgGCCCCTCCATCCGACAGGGATGCTCCGAGCTGGAGCGGGGGTCcctgccgcccggggctgcggctcgGCCCCTCCATCCGACAGGGATGCTCCGAGCTGGAGCGGGGGTCcctgccgcccggggctgcggctcgGCCCCTCCATCCGACAGGGATGCTCCGAGCTGGAGCGGGGGTCcctgccgcccggggctgcggctcgGCCCCTCCATCCGACAGGGATGCTCCGAGCTGGAGCGGGGGTCcctgccgcccggggctgcggctcgGCCCCTCCATCCGACAGGGATGCTCCGAGCTGGAGCGGGGGTCcctgccgcccggggctgcggctcgGCCCCTCCATCCGACAGGGGTGCTCCGAGCTGGAGCGGGGGTCcctgccgcccggggctgcggctcgGCCCCTCCATCCGACAGGGGTGCTCCGAGCTGGAGCGGGGGTCcctgccgcccggggctgcggctcgGCCCCTCCATCCGACAGAGGTGCTCCGAGCTGGAGCGGGGGTCcctgccgcccggggctgcggctcAGCCCCTCCATCCGACAGGGATGCTCCGAGCTGGAGCGGGGGTCcctgccgcccggggctgcggctcgGCCCCTCCATCCGACAGGGATGCTCCGAGCTGGAGCGGGGGTCcctgccgcccggggctgcggctcgGCCCCTCCATCCGACAGGGGTGCTCCGAGCTGGAGCCGGGGCGTCTCACCCCTGCGAGCCCCCTcggtgccggcggcggcctgGCGGGCGCCGGCGCGACCCGGCCCACCGCCCCCGCtccgcggggagggaggcggccgCACTGCCCCACGCGCGCCCCGGTGCCTGGGGTCCgctcccctgcccctgctttcGGCTGCGCGGAGAACTGGGTCAGCAAGGTATCCATGGAGATGCCGGCGCCGCGCGGGCACAGCCCGGCGCCCCTCGCTCCCCGGAAACCTTTCCAGATTAACCAGCTTGTCCCCCTCCTTCCGCAGCCGGGGATGGGACTGGGGGGCTGAGCCTCCGCGGCGGGGaagagcggggccgcggggggcgcgcGCCGGGTGCTGCCGGCTCCTCGCGCACCTGCACCGGGCAGCCCTCCGTGGCGGTAAGATGCCTCTTTCCCGTCTTGCTCCTTTTCCCGGGAGGTGCGTGCGCGGGGAGGGCCGGCAGCgctctgcccgcggcggcggagctCGCCCGGGCGAGCCTGCATCCGAATGCAACAGGGAATCCGTTATTTTGCTGGCAATCgtgctttttttttgcatggagcGCGGCTGCTCCGGCACaggagtgtgtgtgcgtgtgcgtgtgcgtgcgttaACCAGCACAGCAGCGGGGGGATGCTACAGCCATGACATCTCCCTCCCGTTTGACTCCCCCATCCCGCGTTATTCCCTGCATCCCAGCCCGCCCGGCAAACGGGGCTCGTTTCCTGGAGAACTTctccggcggcggctcggcgctgGCGGTGGTTGTTGCAGCCTCCCGCGAGCGCGGTGCGTGTCAGCGGGAAGCAgctggccgggctgcggccgggggctccgctcccgcctctcctccccagcctgGCAGTTTGGGGATCTGTTTCCATGGCGGAGGAGGAAGGAGCGTGCGTGTCATTTCATCGCCGGCGGAGCCTCGCGGTCGCCTGCTCTATGAATCCTGGTGTTTTGCAATGTACGGAATAAACGCAGAGGGTGGATGAAGGGAGAACCGGCTGCCGGTCCCTGAGTTGCCCACCCGCTGCTGGCTGAAAGCGAGCAAACGGGCGAAAGCATCCGCGGCTGCATATCGTGGGCCAGGGCCGCTCCCGTCGCATCGCGGCCGGTTCGGCAGGCTGGTGGCGGTCGGGTCCGCGGCAggctcggcccggcgccgccTGAGCCATCGCCTCCCGGGCCCCCGGCTCGCGGTGCCGCTCTCCGCAGGAGCCATAAGCAGGTTGGGAAAAGAGAGCAGGGGTAAAATTAAGGGCAGGGTGAAGCAAATCCCTCCTCTGGGCGCAGGAGCGTGCAGCCCCCTTCCTTTGTCGTGGATTATCCTTTCGTGTGTCGCATTGGAAATGATCCTATTAGCGCTGTGTTACCATGATCTAATTTGCTTTCACCAGAGCTCAGTGCTCTTGGTGGCGGACGAAGCGCCGAGTGGGGAGAAACAGCAGCAGGATCCGCTCGTGTTTTCCTCGCTTTATCCACGCCAAGGCGGCTTAGACACTGCGCGGCACTTCTGGCCCGTAGGTGTGCGTGAAACCGCGGGCGATGCGGcggcagcctgcagagcccgtCGCGCGTGCCAGGACTCGGCCCCGGCGCCAGCGAGCGCTGTGCTGCCGGGTCCCTCGAGCAGGTGACCCCCGAGCCGCGGCCCTTCGTGCTGCCCAGGGTGTCCTCAGCACGGGTTGTCCTGCGTCAGCTGGACGCTATGTCCAGCTGTAGCCCGCGCGCACGGGGCCATGCACTTATTTAAGCACGGTCTAATGTCAGTTTTAGGGAtgggggaactgaggcacagcgCAGGGAAGCGGCACGCCGCAGCGGCCGCGTCAGCCTTGCTCGCCGCAGCGAGCTGCCGTGACCTCCTCGGAGAAATCTCACCGCTTACGAGCGGCCCCACAAGTTTGGCCTCTGGAGGGTATCCGGAGAGCGGCAGGCGACAGAGCAAAGTATCTGCTCATCCACAGGGTTTCGTGTGGCTTAGCACGGGCAACGCAAACCTCACATGTCCGACCCGGAGATGCCTGTTGTCCCGCGAGGGCATGGAGGCAACGGAGGGATGCTCAGTGCCATCGCGCCCCGTTTTCCCCATTCCCGGCCGTAACTTATCCTGCGCGTTTGCGGCTGTGTCTcttgaaagagaaatgttttcccAGGCGCTGCCTCCGTCCACTGTGATAAAGTGGCTTCGCTTGGCGCGGAGTTAATAATTCACCTTTCCCTGGAAGACGGATGCTCCCGTCCCGCTGGAGGTTAAATATTCATGGGGAAGGGAACGCCGCCGCCGCACGCGCCGGGCCGAGCGGGAGGCCTGGTCCTCCCGGCTCCCCGGGAAGGGGCGCCGCGGGCCAGGGCCGCGCGGCCCCCGGGGACCTTGGGGCTGTTACCTGGCGCGTCCCTGGGCTCATTAATGCCGGTTCCAGCGGTCGCCCCCTTTGAGAAGGGGTTGCGCGCGgggcctgcaggcagctgctctgcgGGGAGGGACCGCGACAGCTTCTCCTGCCGCCCGCGGGTGGGAAGGTTGGTCCCGCCACCCTGCGCCGCCTTCCGCTCCGGGGAGCCGTCCAGCCCCGCAGGGACCGGCGCTCGGCCGGCCGGGCTCGACGCGTCCCCTCCTTGCCCCCGCAGCTGATCCCAGGCAGCagcgcccggggcggcgcgcgagCCTCCGGCTGACCATGTTCAACGGCGATGCCAGCTCCTCGGCGGCCAGGAACGTCGTCCGCAGCTCCAGCATCAGCGGCGAGATGTACAACATCGAGAAGagcagccggggcagcgcggACTCCGTCAGCATCACCTCCGTCAAGAAGAGGCGCTCCAGCCTCGGCGCCAAGATGGTGGCGATCGTGGGGCTGTCGCAGTGGAGCAAGAGCACGCTGCAGCTCAACCAGCCCGGtgagccgccccgcggggccctgcCGGCCCCCTCGCGCTGCAGGAAACCTCTTGGGTGATTCGCACCGTTGCTTTTAGGAGAAATGCATGCCCTTGCCTGCCTAAATCACTCGATTGGCAGTGTCCTAGCAGCCTACTTCAGATGAAGACACCTAAAAAGGCCCATCGAAAATCCCTGGCAGCCCCCCTGCACCGCTCCAGGTGCCAGCATCGCTGGCGAGCCTGAGCCGAGGACGCTGCCTGGGGCTCGGGCCCCTCTCTGCTCCCGCTGCCGACTCGccaggaggggccgtggggagggaggTAATTCAGAGAAAGAACTTGTCAAATGTTCTGGCTATGGgaaatatttaaatgcttaaaataactttttaaagggcggggggggggggagcagaaagctcattttcatgcAGGCGTTTTCTCTagttattgcttttttatttcggTTCTCGCTGGCATTTCCTGATTCTGTAAGAGATGTGCTGTGAGGAGAGGAGTTAATTTGGAGCCCTCCAGCCCTGCACATCTGAGATGTTCCTGAAGGGTTATAATTATCCCAGAAAGCCAAGCAAAAAGTGTGCCGAAACCCAAAGCTGGGCAGAAATCCACCTGGGGGCGGCAGGAGCACCCGCATCCGGGAGCGGGGCAAAAGGCTCCCGAAAAGGGACCGCTCGGAGCCAGCCCCAGGCTCGACAGCGCGGCGCAGAGTTCCCAGCTGGGCTCCCAGCATGACCGCCGTCTACAAGGGCGCTATGTGTTCAAGTTGGCCCCTGGGCGAGGAGGCGATGCAGGAGCTGCTCGGGGCCCCGCTGCTCCAGGGAGCGTCGCGCCCCAGCAGGAGTCAAACGCAGCCGAACGCGCCAAAGCCAAAGCGAGAGCAGGCGCCCAAATcgccgtttccccccccccccacaccccaaccTTGCGCACCCTCGTGCAAACCCTTCCCGGCAGCCCgacaccagcagcaccagcccggTTGcaccccgggcccggccgcggggcgttTCGGACACCCGCCCGCTCGCGGCGCCGAGCCCCCAGCCTCCCCCGGCCGGTTTTCGCCTCTCGGGGCCCCGGgtgggcggcgcggagccggaggGTGCTCCCCACGCCGGCGGGAACGTGGCCCTGGGGAATGACAAGAGGCTGGGCACTGGGTTGGGATGCTGTCAGCTCACACGTGAGCTGAGCCTGGCAGGTCTCAGCTCAGCTTTGGATCGATAATTAGGGGATATGGCTGCAGTGGCGGGCAGGAACCTGCCGGCAAGCAACGGGTGCAAAAGCGCAGCGGCGTCGGTGCCGAAGCGAGGGACCGAGAGGGGCgacggggccgggggagcgggcaGGCTGTGCACGGCGGCGGCTCTTTGCCTCTCTCCGGTGAGATGCGGGTGGCACCGGGCCGCGTGCGAGGTTTCAGCCCGGGGAAAGGCTGGCTAAACCGCAGTGACTAATGCAGCAAGGGCCGGGGAGCAGCCCGCAGCGGCCGTCCGGCAGAAAGGGGCTCTgtcccggccgccggggcccggggatgCTGCTCCCGGGCTCACCCCGCCTCTCGCCTTCCAGAGGGGGGTCCCAAAAAGCTGCGCAGCAACATCCGGAGGAGCACAGAGACCGGCATCGCGGTGGAGATGAGGAGCCGGGTCACGCGGCAGGGCAGCCGCGAGTCCACCGACGGCAGCACCAACAGCAACAGCTCCGACGGCATGTaaggccggggggcggcggcggcgggggccggcagcggcgcgccGGGCGAGCCCCGCGCTCCCCTCCCTCTCGTCTCTGCCCCGCTCAGGTTCATCTTCCCCACCACGCGGCTGGGAGCCGAGAGCCAGTTCAGCGACTTCCTCGACGGGCTGGGGCCGGCGCAGACCGTGGGGCGGCAGATGCTGGCCACGCCGCCGATGGGTGAGCGCCGGCCCGAGGGGGTCCCCGGCCCCGCTGGGGTCCCGCCGGGTGCCTCGCTGCTCAAATCCAAGCATCATCTGCACACCAGTTCTGCTTTGTCCTTCCTCCGATAAACCAAGCGCCCATTCGTGGGGTGCCTGGCACGCTAGAGCAGCCGAGGACGGAAGGAGGTGGTGGGACGGGGGGTGCCAGGGCTGTCGGAGCGCCGGGGATGACTTCTCCTGCCCGCTCCTTGTCAGCACCGTACTTGAGAGCGTGTGGTCCAGCCCATGGCTACAGCTTGTCTGGGTGGGAGCCTGCAGGTCCAGGATGGTGCTGAGCacctctcttctctctgcctaGGTGACATCCACGTGGGCATGGCTGACCGGAACGGGCAGCTGGAGGTGGAGGTGATTCAGGCGAGGGGGCTTATCCCGAAGCTGGGCTCCAAGTCCGTCCCAGGTAGGTAGGTGGGAAGGAAGGGGGCTGGAGATGGAAGGAGAGCGGCGATGGAGAGCAGCGTGGTCATCGGGGCAGTCACAGGAGACTGTTCTGAGTTGATGTTTCTCTCCCGTTTGCCAACGCAGCCACCTATGTGAAAGTTTATTTACTGGAGAATGGAGTCTGCCTCGCCAAAAAGAAGACCAAGGTGGTGAAGAAAACCTGCGACCCGCTGTACCAGCAGGCTCTGCTCTTCGAGGAGAGCCCccaaggcaaagtcctgcaggtGAAGCCCCTCAGCTGGATAAATAGCCAGGGACAAGGAGGGACtgggggagcgagggcaggatATAGAAACCCAGTGTCCTCATCTTGAAATGTATTGCTGTCCCTCAGACCACAGCCACCCCATCCCCATCGCAGCAGTTCCTTTCTGGACGGGCACATCGAGTCTGCCAAGGTTTCCCCAACCCTCCTGCCTGGCATGCAGGGCAGCTCAGCTCACctactgcctttcctcctccataGGTTATTGTGTGGGGTGATTATGGCCGCATGGACCACAAGTGCTTCATGGGGATGGCCCAGATCGTCTTGGAGGAGCTCGATCTCTCCAGCGTGGTCACAGGCTGGTATAAACTCTTCCCCACCTCCTCGCTGGCAGACTCCAGCATCGGACCTCTGACGCGCCGCCTCTCCCAGTCCTCCCTGGAGAGCTCCACGAGTCCCTCTTGCCCGTAGGCGGCAGGTTGGTGGGAGAGGCCGGGAGGGGAAAGGAGACATCCTAACCTACCAAAACTGTTAGTGGATAGCTGTAAATatccagtccttttttttttttcttctccttctcgcccttctccttttttttttttttttaactctccttCCTGAAACCAACCTGCTCTCGACACGTTCCTCCCTGAGCGAGCGTCCCAGTGCGCAGAGGGGGACGCTGGAAAGAGAGGGAGCAAGGGCTGTGCGTTGtgaggcagagggcagggggaaggagaagcGGAAAAAAACTCGTGACACAGAACAAGTGACGCGATCAACTGCCGACCGATCCCGAGACTGTTACAGCACCTCATCCCGTCACCCCGTCGGAAAAGAACCGGAACGATGCGACGCTTTCCTCTCCCGACCACCTGGCGGGAGCATCGCGGTCTGATTCATTCAGCACCACTGCAAGTAGCATGTTTACGAGATTTCTTTTCCTTCGATTTTGTTTCCTTGCCTCTGAGGAACAGGTagctttttaaggaagaaaaaaaaaaactcagagaaaAAATCCAACtcagcactattttttttaaaggaatgtagCATCTTCTACTATGTAGCTTGCCACGTGCTAACTCAACACGCTCGCTCTCTGCAATATCTCAGAGACTCTTTGTATTGACAGGAAACATCTGCCCGTCACTTCCTGTTTGTTAGTTTTCTGACACAAATCCTGCAACACTGAGCAAGCAGTTTTGGtgaccatttttcctttttttttttttttttt from the Struthio camelus isolate bStrCam1 chromosome 23, bStrCam1.hap1, whole genome shotgun sequence genome contains:
- the RIMS3 gene encoding regulating synaptic membrane exocytosis protein 3: MFNGDASSSAARNVVRSSSISGEMYNIEKSSRGSADSVSITSVKKRRSSLGAKMVAIVGLSQWSKSTLQLNQPEGGPKKLRSNIRRSTETGIAVEMRSRVTRQGSRESTDGSTNSNSSDGMFIFPTTRLGAESQFSDFLDGLGPAQTVGRQMLATPPMGDIHVGMADRNGQLEVEVIQARGLIPKLGSKSVPATYVKVYLLENGVCLAKKKTKVVKKTCDPLYQQALLFEESPQGKVLQVIVWGDYGRMDHKCFMGMAQIVLEELDLSSVVTGWYKLFPTSSLADSSIGPLTRRLSQSSLESSTSPSCP